In the genome of Phacochoerus africanus isolate WHEZ1 chromosome 5, ROS_Pafr_v1, whole genome shotgun sequence, the window GGTTTTGGCTCAAATATCAACTCAGATATACCTTCTCTAACCACCATCCAAAAAAGACTCCTCTCTATCCAtcgtttatatttttctttcccaaacctAGAACCTCTAGATAATTTTATCTGCATGACTGGGTCATCCCCCAACCAGAACATAAGCTGTGTGAAAGAACCCACTTTGGTTTGTGCATTGCCACATTCCCAGGCTTAGAACAGGATAGTGCCTAGCCAATGGCCACCATTCATTAAATGCGGCCAAGTAGGTGATAAGAGTCTGTCAATTGTTTGACACGTGTCACTGGCACAGGACAAAAGGTCAGTAATCATATGACCATAGGGCAGTGGGAGAGCAGTGACATATCCCAGAATAAATATGTCTCTTGTCTCTGACAGTCATAACCAGAGTCCACCTAGCAGCTAAGGGTGCAGAGGAGGATTTCAGCCTTCAAAGGAGTGAAGGGTTTGGAAAGATAGAGATTAGTGGACCCCGCCTCCAGAGTCTGATCCAGTGCGTTGGCGCCTAAGAGTTTGCATGtctaacaagttctcaggtgaCGCTAATGAGTCTGGTCTGGGACCTTCACTTggagaactatttaaaaaatgaaattctcggaggtcctgtcgtggctcagtggttaatgaatctgactaggaaccgtgaggtttcgggttcgatccctgcccttgctcagtgggttaaggatccggtgttgccgtgagctgtggtgtaggctgcagatgcggctcggatcccatgttgctgtggctctggtgtaagccggcggctatagctccaattagacccctagcctgggaaactccatatgccatgggagtggccctagaaaaggaaaaagaaaaagaaaaaaaaaagaaactctcatTGCGGCCCAGAGAATCCTCAGGTGAGACTGATTTGAAGAAAGCCAACATGCTTGCCCTCCTTACACTCAAAGGATCCTCATAGCAGATCTTTCTTCAGAATTTTGTCATCTCCTCTTTCAACATCTTCACTCACCTTTGCTGAAGGATACGCTCCCCGGGTCATCTTAGCTAAGttcgtccatatgctgcgggtgctgcctaaaaaaaaaaaagttctggagttcctgccgtggctcagtggttaacgaatccgactaggaaccatgaggttgtgggttcgatccctgcccttgctcagtaggttaacgatccggcattgacgtgagctgtagtgtagatcgcagacgaggctcagatcctgtgttgctgtggctctggcatagaccggcggctacagctctgatttgacacctagcctgggaacctccatatgctgtgggtgtggccctagaaaagacaaaaagaaaaaaaaagaaaaaaatttcttctgaaCTCAAGTCTCACCTCCTCCGCGGAGCCTTCTATGACTGCATGGGCCcaccatccccctccctcttcttcaCACCTCTGGGACTGCTCTCATGGTTTAGTCACTAGTCATCTTTCTGGTcactagtttttttttatcaCTCTTCATGCTGGTCTCACCTCCTCTCAGACCAGAAGCAGAAGAGCAAGTCCAAGTTGTGAGGGCTCAGAACCATGGCAGGAACAAGATTCCACGCAACCTGCTGCCATGTCCCCCTACCCCCAGATGACCCCCAGCCCCAGATACTCACCACCCACTGAGAGGCATGCAGGACTAACTAGTGAGGGTCAGGACATAATAACCTCATCCTGGGTCATAAAGACCTGATGGAGCTGGAGACAGAAGGAAATGACAGCAGAAAATTCATCCTTCACCCCGAAACTTCGAAATCTAGGCCTGCCTGAAATACCCCACCCAGAAACACACCAAGAGTAGCATTCTCCTTTGTCCTTTCTCCTGGGGCTGACACAACAGACATCAAAGGCACAGCATGTACCAGAAGCCGCACAGATGTGGTTCAGCCTCCCACGGAGATACCAAGTAGCAGCCAGAGGGTTACATAACTCTCAGGGCCAATGGCTGCATATTAGACTCAACTGGCCCCACTCAAAACCAGTTAAGTCGAATCTCCGGGGATGACATCCAGGGCTtggtattttttaagtttctgaggTAATTTGCATGTTCACCAAAATTGAGAAAATTTGCTGTGTTTGCTCCTCACTCAGGAATGTCCACATAGACACGGCCAGTTCTCTTACTTGGATCACTCATTTTGGTTCTTCAGATGGTCCTGGTACTTAGCAGTCCCATGTTGCTCAGCTCTGAGAAAGGACTCTGTACAGGGACAGGAACACTTAAGTCGAGATCAAATACCAGGCCAATGGGCTTCTCCCCAGGCCTGACCTCAGGATTTTATTGCTGCACAAAATGATGTCAGTTTTGAGTTCCCAAGACAGCTACAAGACACACCCcgtcctaactttttttttgtttttttaagggccgtacctgcagcatatggaagttcccaggcacagcacatcacagacacagcaactcgggatccaagccgcatcacagcaataccagatacttaacccactgagcggggccagggattgagcccaaatcctcatggatactagtcaggttcattactgctgagctgcaacaggaacctcccctcccccctgagcccactccctacccccacctGACCTCCCACCCCCGGCCCGGCCTTGTCCTAATTCTAATGTCAGTGTTTGGTACCTGTGTAGAGGCTGGTGGGAGCTCCCTCAGGAAGGGTCGACCAGCTTCAGCTGCTTGCAGCAGACTTGGCCCCACCACTGTCTCTGATCTCATTTCCCGTTGATTTGCTAGAGTTTGGGAGTAAAGCTAGAGGTAAAAGACATGAGAATGTAAGAATTAGCCCCAGTCTTAGGCGTCATGACTTGATGACCACCTCGCTCATTTCCTCAAAGGCTCAAAATGTTGATGACAAAGTCGATTTTACCACTCTGCAAACATATCTGACTTGTGTCATCCATCGCTTCAAGAGCCCTTCCACCTGAGTCACTATTGTCTCCCTGCCCGAGATGTTGGCCTCTCCTCCCTCATACATGACAGGGGTCCTGGGGTCCGTAGCCCAGCCTTAGAGGGCTATATCTCCTACAGCTGTAACCATGCCAGGGCTCTGGGGACATTGATGGGGTGGCAGAAAGGCTTGAAGAAGAAGGCTGTTCTTTCCTCCTGCAGGGctcttttgaattttgtttgtttgtttggctgcatacaaaagttcctgggccagggattgaacccacgccacagcagcaacctgagccactgcagtgagaaccCCGCATCCTccccccactgtgccacaagggaacttccttttttttttttcactttttatggaaAGGTTTTACTGTATTTTGTGAAAAGTAATGTCTTGAGTATATTTATACTCTTTCAAACCAATGCAAGTACAATGGTAAGCACTGAGTAAAAACTACCCTGCTTTATGAACTTATTTTTAATACACTGCAGGCATACTGCTCGCTGAAGGTAGAAATATGTGATCCAATTATAAAACATAACCTGTACGTGTAAACACATACAAATGAACAGgtgtgaaaaaaatagaagattaatTTAACtattctgtttaaaaatattaaattcaagtTATGTGGAAATTTTATGCATAAAAAATCATACTGTATAATCAGAATAACTCTAATGgttatttctgaaaaacaaacattaactttagtttaaaagtttaacttctaacttctttttcaaagtattttcaaaattcactattcgaactcaaaatattttagcaGTTCATTCCAAAGACATGTTATATTGTTCTTATCCCAAGAAATTTTTCTGTGATGTATAAATAAATCTGCTAACAGAAAAGTGTAGGAAAAGCCAATCTAGGAGAGAAAAACGGTTTGATTGGGAGTCAAAATGTGATCTCAAATTATTGTCTTGCTTTTCCTATCTTTTCACTCTACCTTTTGAGACTGAGAGTGACCCTGGCGGAGTTCACCTTGACCTACGTGGTCTCTCCAATCTCCTGAGTCTGTGACAAAGCACAGGGAAGCACTACCACCACCGCCTCCCTGTCGCCAGATGGGAAGGTCTAAACCCAATCCCCAGTCCCCTCTCAATCCCTGGGCCGCAATGAGTAACATTAAATAAGTACCTAAAAGCTAGAATTGTTTCAGCAACACAGTGGACTTCGTTAGTGATGATTGTTCTGGACTGTCTTGTTGCCTTAATACCAATGAAACATtttcaaacacatttaaaaacctGAAATTGCAACTGCCCTTCGACAAGTCAGTTGAAACGCTGGGAAACTGAGACAAAGTCTCCCTCCTCATCCCTCTTCACACAACCCATTCCTTTTCACACTATTCGTCCTAAACAGAAACTTAAATTTTCACCTCAAGTGCAAATTTGAGCAGAGTGGCACTTATTTGTATAAAACGCGCTGGAAGCTCAGAGGGCAAACGGGATGTCCTGAGACCCTGTTTCCATCAATCCGTCTGGTGCTGCTGGTTCTCAGTCCGCAGGTCCAAGGCGCCGGGGGCAtcgggggggttggggggggcagcGTCGGGGGGCAGCTCCGGGGGCCCCACCAGCCTCTCCGCGGGGCAGGCGGGTGGGGAAGGCCCGGTGGCACTCAGGGGAGTCCGCTCACTCGGGGCGGGATGGCCTTCTTGTCGGAGAGCAGAACCTTAGCTGGAGGCGGGTGTCCAGCTCCGTTCTCAGCACCTGCGGTACCCACCAGGGATGGGTCTCTCGACGGGGCACAGCGCTGCGCTGCCTTTCCTCCCGCAACCGCGTTCACCGACGCCCTGGCGGGGGACACCATGATGGAAGCGGAATTTTTGACTCTAATTTGGGCACTGGTGGAAGGACCCAAAAATCGTACAGGCTTAGGACCCGTCTTACCATTCACACTGTCTTCCTCCTCTTCGTTGAAGGCCGTCAGCCGGCTCTTTCGCATTGGGGCCATGTGACATAGGCTTCCAAGTATAGGCCGCTCTCCCAGAGTCCAACACTCCATCAGCTCGTGAGGCACCCACCAGTAGCTAACACCTTTTCCTTCCCAGGCATCAAAGGCATCCATCGTTTTCTTTAGTTCTGCTACTGAATAATAGCTCCAAACGTACTGAACATTACTTCCCGCCTCTCTTAAAGAACATGTCTCCATTTCATTGGCCAAGTGGTCTGACAGGCTGTAGGGATAAGGGATGCGAAAACAATCAGCCTCTTCCTGCAGAGCAATGCGGGTCTGCTCCTCTGTGGGAATATGAACTTCTCCGTGAAGATAATCCAAAAGGTACTTAAATAGATGTCCATCACGGTCGCTAACACAAGCCCCTGATTCATCTGTTTTTAGAGGAAAACAACCACTGAACATGGATGCCAGCATTGAGTCCTTAAAGCGGCACAAGCATTCACGCCTGGCTGTGTAGATACAGCCACCCACATTCAGTCGAAGAATATCCACCACCTCTTCTTCTGCCTTGTGACTTTCCATTGCTCTCTCTGACACCTGAACTTCTGCCTTGAAACACTTTCAGAAAATGCAAAACAGCAGTGGTCCCATTCTCCCTCTGCGGCTGCCCGGCCCTTCGCGCAGCCGTCTGACGCAGCGGGGCCTGAGGCGGAAGTGAGCGCCTTCCTCACGGCTCGGCAACTCAGGTAGCTGggaacttatatttttatttttttattttttttgtctttttgccttttctagggccgctcccgcggcatatggaggttcccaggctaggggttgaatcggagtgtagccaccggcctacgccagagccacagcaacgcgggatccgagccgcatctgcaacctacaccacagctcacgacaacgccggatccttaaccccctgagcaagggcagggaccgaacccgcaatctcatggttcctagtcggattcgttaaccactgtgccacgacgggaactccagaacttatatttttaaattttctttttgtttttgttttgcagggCTCTTTTGAGAATTAAACATGATTAAGGGCACAGGGGCGGTCTGCAGCGGGAGCTCAACTTGTGTAGAGCTCACAAGGATCACTTGCTACGGTCCAGGGGCAGAGGTGACTGCTGGTAGGAACAGGAAGCACTTGTGCTCCGGAGGCCTTTCTCACCCCCTGACAGCCTCCTCACCTTCCCCACTTACTCATCTAGAAATGGCCCGAGGAACTTAAGGCTCTGCTTTCCCCCTGATCCAGCCCCCCCCCAAAGACCTCGGAACAAGATGCTGAGGTGCAGTGTGAGGGTGTGTGACTGGGCCCATCCCCCAGAGGGGCACAGCCACATGCCACCCACTCCTGGTTGCACCCCTCAACACAGGGCCCCTTGAGAGCAAGAGGGTGGCAGGCCTGGCTCTCCCTGAATGAGGAACTGGAGGGTCCCTAAGTACCACCACCTTCTCCCAGGGCCTGAGAGCCAAGCCAGATATGGGGCTGGACCTGAGACCTGATTGTGGATgtggcccaggcctggcccctggGGGAGCTTCAATTCCAGCCATCAGGCAAGAGAGGGAGACCAAGCAGAAGAAAGGCCCTGTAGGGGCAGGGGCCCCATCTTGACCAGGGCTGCCTTCCCTTTCCAAGTAGCAGGAGTCTGAGGCCAAAGCCTCCACTGACTCCAGGCCTGAGGGGTGATTGACTAATGAGGCACCTGTTTTGCATTATCCGGTGATGGGCAGGTGGCCCCCCACAGCTGGGATGTAATTCACAGGGGGGTTGCGCATCAAGAACCACTGGGGAGAGCCGGCAttgttccaaagaagacatacagatggctaataggcaTCTGAAAAGATGCTGAtctggaaaatgtaaatcaaaaccacaatgagacatcacctcacacctgtcagaatggctaccgtTGGAAAAATAGCAAGTGATGgcgaagatgtagagaaaagagaactctggtgcactgttggtgggaaggtaaatctGTGCAGCCATTGTGGAAGACGAAGGGAACTCTCCCACATTATTTTTGAATAATCCTTTCTATGTAGAAAAACTGCCCACAAGTGTTCCTAAACAAACCTCAAGTATCTATCTACCTTAACAAAATCATACCAAGAACTTTAAGAAaacatatagggagttcccgttgtggcacaacagaaacaaatcctactagtaaccatgaggttgtgggttccatccctggcctcgctcagtgggttaaggatccagtgttgcaagagctgtggtgtaggttgcagacgcggcttggatcccgaattgctgtggctgtggtgtaggctggcagctgtagctccaatttgacccctaccctgggaacctccatatgccacgggttcagtcataaaaagcacaaagaaagagagagaaagaaaaagggagggaggaagggaggaaggcagaaAACCCCTAGGTTAATCTCACCACAGAAGTTTAGAAAcactttactggagttcccgtcgtggcgcagtggttaacgaatccgactaggaaccatgaggttgcgggttcggtccctgcccttgctcagtgggttaacgatccggcgttgccgtgagctgtggtgtaggttgcagacgcggctcggatcccgagttgctgtggctctggcgtaggctggtggctgcagctctgattcaacccttagcctgggaacctccatatgccacgggaacagcccaagaaatagcaacaacaacaatgaaaacaacaacaacaaaagacaaaaaaaaaaaaagaaacactttactTAGGGAGAAACTGTATCTCAGACATCTACAGATCAGATTCTGGCCAGGATCTGACTAGATTCTTGCAGGTAATCTGTATCTTGCTCTGCAGGGTCACTGTATGTTGAGAGAAGGAGCCTGCCTGCCTTCAATGTGTGTCATCACTGCTTATGATTTCAAGTCAGATTACAGCCAGGGAGCTTCAGGGAATGGGACATTGCATCTCCCTGGCCCTCTGGATTGTAGAAATGTCTTCTCTTATctctgaagaactttttttttttttttttgtctttttgctattttcttgggccgctttcgcggcatatggaggttcccaggctaggggtcgaatcggagctgtagccaccggcctatgccagagccacagcaatgcgggatccgagccacgtctgcaacctacaccacagctcacggcaacgccggatcgttaacccactgagcaagggcagggaccgaacccacaacctcatggttcctagtcggatttgttaaccactgcagcacgacgggaactccctctgaagAACTTTTGAGTTTCATTCTTAACATATTTCTCCAGGTTCTCAGGACCATACATCCTTACTGACACTAAAATACTGCCCCATTGAAAGCTGGCGAGCCCCTTGGCTTTGTCTGACTTGTCAGTCACAACTTCAAGGTCATTTTCCGGACAGGCTCCTAACAGGTGCCCTGATCCCAGCCCTACCCCTCCACACAGCTTGTAGGAGATCTTCCCAAGATGAAAGACTGGGGGCACACCCTGCTAAACCCTCCCCTGCCCGGGCATGAAAGGCCTGGCTCACGGACACCTGCCTGCTTTTCCCTGGGCCCATCTCAAGCCACTCCCACGGGGCCCTGGCCCGGCAACACTCCCCAAACTCTCCAAAGGGCCTGCTCAGTGCCATACCCCCCCAAGCACTCCCCAAGCTTCGGAATCTATATAttcccatcttaaccatttttaagcacACTCTTCACAACATGGCATTAAGGACATTCATAAGGTTGTGCATCCATCAGCACCATCCATCTGTTGGACTCCGTTCCTCTTGCAAAACTGCAATTCTGCACTTATGAAACACgaactccccacccccctcctcacCTCAGCCGCTGGCAAACCACCGTCCCGCTTCCTGTGTTTCCGAGTTTGAAGACTCCGGGTGCCTCGGGAGAGAGGATCCCCTGAAGCCTGCTGAACCATCTCAGGCCTTGGTGCTGGACATTTCCTTTGGCTGCCACACCGTCTCCTGACGTCCCAATTCTTACTCAGCCTTTAAGATCCAGGATAAAGACCTCCCTCTCTGAAGCGTCCAGTGACTACTAAAGTCAGTGCACACCACACCCCCACCTTGGAGCTCCCCAGGGACCTGGCAGAGCCCTCAGTTCGCACACCCTTGcactcatttatttactcagCGGTCCGGGAGGCCGGGGGCCCTGGGTCTTTCTGTGCATCACCCAGGCCTAAGCACCATGCAGAGCCAGGCTCCACAACTGAACAACACCATCTGTCCCTCAGCTCCGTCAGAGACAAGCATGTCCTGGACTCCTCTGTATCCACCACCCCAGGACCTCACTACCACCCTGGGCTCAGAGTCTCTGTTTTCCATGTCATTAATCCGGGAAAGAGCAGTCAAGCCACTTCCTGGGATTCCTGCCACACACCCCAGTGGCCCTAGATGGCTTCTTCCCCAACAAACGTGACTGGTGACCCAAGTGTggctcctggcccaggacctggTCCCACAAGGGACGTGTAGGCAGGTGCCCACGAGCAACACATGGGCCAAGATGTCCAGCGTGACTGTCTCCCCATCCTGGCCGAGTGGAAGGCCTGCAAGGACAGAGCAAGGGCCCCGGCAGCTGGTCTGCCTACACAGGCTGGCTCCGTGGTGGCCTGGGGACTAGACTCTTCCTCCTATGGTTGCCACTCCAGCTCCCCAGGTCATGACCCAGCCCTGTGGACTGccggcgcaggctggtggctgagcAATCCCCTGTGTCTGCAGCAAGCACCGACTACCTCCTTCGGCTCTCCCTGTGGAAATGCAGCTGTCTCCGCAAAGCCCAACCTTGGACAGAGGGCAAGTTTCAGAGAATCAGCTCCAGCCCGACTTTCCCTCCCAGGGAAAGGTCCTTGCCAGAACGTCAAACCTCAGGGAAGATTTATTTCTACTCTGGCCCAGTGAGAAAAGCTTAGGGGACAGGCCTTCATTTAACATTCTGCTGAAAGAAATGCTTGAAGTTTGACAGTATTTCCAGTCGAGCACCCCTGATTCTGgctggcacagtggctaacaTTTGCCAAAAGAGTGGCCAAAGATAGCCTGCTTCAGAATTGCTCGGCAGAGAGAGGCAGATTTGCTCATAAGCAGGAGCCTGGGCCCCACTGCAGACAATCGGGTTCTGAACCTCTGGGGAATGGGGTCCAGAAATATTTCCCATTAACaagccctcctcccccctcccccggggtaGTTTGCAAAACCTTGCCTGCCTAGtccaaaagcaataaaagcaacATGCTTCACTTTactaaggcaggaaaaaaaagaaagaaaaaaaccctcatttCTGGCCTAGGATCCAGATTTTGACAAGAGTCACAATCATTAAACCCACTCCATATGAGTGTCATGGCTGTGTACATGTCTCCAAAGACCCTGTGAgtggtgcaggtgcaggtgcatGCACATGGGTGGGTGTGGTGAGGGGTGGACTCTGCACTT includes:
- the LOC125128032 gene encoding BTB/POZ domain-containing protein KCTD18-like, producing the protein MESHKAEEEVVDILRLNVGGCIYTARRECLCRFKDSMLASMFSGCFPLKTDESGACVSDRDGHLFKYLLDYLHGEVHIPTEEQTRIALQEEADCFRIPYPYSLSDHLANEMETCSLREAGSNVQYVWSYYSVAELKKTMDAFDAWEGKGVSYWWVPHELMECWTLGERPILGSLCHMAPMRKSRLTAFNEEEEDSVNALLPNSSKSTGNEIRDSGGAKSAASS